One Bacteroidales bacterium DNA window includes the following coding sequences:
- a CDS encoding HEPN domain-containing protein, with amino-acid sequence MSEQNLDIDVDKVVRYWIETSDEDFQTMLHLFDSKSYAWSLFLGHISVEKLLKAYYVSKNKKHAPLTHNLYRLAEISELKLTDEYADLLDKITSFNLNARYDDYKREFYSLCTVDFTKDWIGKIKKIRLWIKQML; translated from the coding sequence TTGAGTGAGCAAAATTTAGATATTGATGTCGATAAAGTCGTCAGATACTGGATAGAAACATCCGATGAGGATTTTCAAACGATGTTACATTTATTTGATTCAAAATCTTATGCATGGTCATTGTTTTTAGGACATATTTCGGTTGAAAAGTTACTTAAAGCTTATTATGTTAGCAAAAATAAAAAGCACGCTCCTTTAACTCATAATTTATACAGATTAGCTGAAATTAGTGAGCTTAAATTGACCGATGAATACGCTGACTTGCTTGACAAGATTACCTCATTTAATCTAAACGCCAGATATGATGATTACAAAAGGGAGTTTTATTCCTTGTGCACGGTTGATTTTACGAAAGATTGGATTGGAAAAATTAAAAAGATCAGGTTATGGATAAAACAGATGCTTTAA
- a CDS encoding nucleotidyltransferase domain-containing protein translates to MDKTDALNIAQKYANAVNANYEFIRIFLFGSYAKGNYNDDSDIDIAVVFKDYSNLIDMQLELMRLRRKIDSRIEPHPFREYEFELSNPIVNEIIKYGKEININIS, encoded by the coding sequence ATGGATAAAACAGATGCTTTAAATATTGCTCAAAAATATGCGAATGCTGTAAATGCAAATTATGAGTTCATCAGGATTTTTCTTTTTGGTTCATATGCAAAAGGAAATTATAACGATGATAGTGATATTGATATAGCGGTGGTGTTTAAAGATTATAGCAATTTGATTGATATGCAATTGGAATTGATGCGATTAAGACGAAAGATTGATAGTAGGATTGAGCCACATCCTTTTAGAGAATATGAGTTTGAGCTATCTAATCCAATTGTGAATGAGATTATTAAATACGGAAAAGAGATCAATATCAACATATCCTAA
- a CDS encoding T9SS type A sorting domain-containing protein, which yields MFKKGNMKKFIFLFILFFGLFDLKGQYTYFNNRFNNDNWSAALSILETESGYVVSGVSGVISNEYIFKKIVLTSIDDQGNKLWWKTYGEDFHNYYAGGMRGCISTSDGGFVISGSIEDSIRDVGLLIKFDENGDSLWSRIYGDTVSIDYTAIIFTVCEQLPDKGYLITGTIRVSGDDEDILLIRTDSLGNIEWSHSYGQLHWLDGGCTIAQLPEGNFLIGLDKEKVGNNTLRDPGLLKIDSLGNQIWIKYYGGIFDDGHSVVFLSQDGNYLVGSTYAVSQPHPDYPDHKVWLFKTDTAGNMLWERKYSDTTFLGWCSTIEELGDGSIIVSGTGAFADGFGNYGWILKTKENGDSIWMRRYSYYPTFENHLNDLRITSDNGIIITGMALGDPEWEQSIWVQKLDSIGCDSSGCDTTVGIHEEHGGMEAWEHGGLKIWPNPASDRIHILFHENRPNWFPDRDLEIFNVFGKLVDRVKVPMITESYDFNISNLPQGLYLLVIRERQRVVYTGKFLIAR from the coding sequence TTGTTCAAAAAAGGAAATATGAAAAAGTTCATATTTTTATTTATATTGTTCTTTGGATTATTTGACTTAAAAGGCCAATACACTTACTTTAACAACCGCTTTAACAATGATAACTGGAGCGCAGCATTGAGTATTCTTGAAACGGAATCAGGTTATGTGGTTAGTGGAGTTAGTGGTGTAATATCCAATGAATATATTTTTAAAAAAATTGTCCTTACTTCCATTGATGACCAGGGAAACAAACTATGGTGGAAAACTTATGGGGAAGATTTTCATAATTATTATGCGGGTGGAATGCGTGGTTGTATCAGTACATCCGATGGTGGATTTGTTATAAGTGGGAGTATAGAAGATTCTATTAGAGATGTCGGATTATTGATAAAATTTGATGAAAATGGCGATTCACTCTGGTCCAGAATTTATGGTGATACTGTCTCGATTGATTATACAGCTATCATTTTTACGGTTTGTGAACAATTACCTGATAAAGGGTATCTCATCACAGGTACGATTCGGGTGTCAGGAGATGATGAAGATATATTACTAATAAGAACTGATAGCTTGGGAAATATAGAATGGTCTCACTCATACGGTCAATTGCATTGGTTAGACGGTGGTTGTACAATTGCTCAATTGCCTGAAGGAAATTTTTTAATCGGGCTGGATAAAGAAAAAGTTGGAAATAACACTTTAAGGGATCCAGGTCTTCTAAAAATAGATAGCCTTGGAAACCAGATATGGATTAAATATTATGGAGGTATCTTTGATGACGGGCATTCTGTAGTTTTTCTATCTCAAGATGGTAATTATCTCGTTGGGAGCACCTATGCTGTGTCACAACCACATCCGGATTACCCGGATCATAAAGTATGGTTATTTAAAACAGATACTGCAGGAAATATGCTTTGGGAAAGGAAGTATAGTGATACGACATTTCTGGGGTGGTGTTCTACAATAGAGGAACTGGGCGATGGAAGTATTATCGTTTCTGGAACAGGTGCTTTTGCTGACGGATTTGGTAATTATGGTTGGATATTAAAAACAAAGGAAAATGGTGATAGTATCTGGATGAGGCGATACAGTTATTATCCTACATTTGAAAACCACCTTAATGATCTCAGGATCACATCCGATAATGGAATAATCATTACAGGTATGGCTTTAGGTGATCCCGAATGGGAGCAATCCATCTGGGTGCAGAAACTGGACAGCATTGGATGTGATTCATCAGGTTGTGATACAACTGTTGGAATTCATGAAGAGCATGGGGGCATGGAGGCATGGGAGCATGGAGGTTTGAAGATATGGCCGAACCCCGCGTCAGACCGGATTCATATATTATTCCATGAAAACAGGCCGAATTGGTTCCCGGATAGAGATTTAGAAATATTTAATGTCTTTGGAAAACTTGTGGATAGAGTTAAAGTGCCGATGATTACGGAATCGTATGATTTTAATATTTCAAACCTTCCACAAGGTCTTTACCTATTGGTTATCCGGGAGAGACAAAGAGTAGTTTATACTGGGAAGTTCCTTATTGCAAGGTAA